Proteins co-encoded in one Aspergillus flavus chromosome 2, complete sequence genomic window:
- a CDS encoding Alpha/Beta hydrolase protein encodes MPNTIRDIRETIVDDENNLLFEKNVSVPLKEPSSVIRCNVYRPKGDGKYPGLITYGPYGKDIYYGDFHPKSFSEVNPAHKSKYSAWEIQSSGLLIEWAAEQPWSSGKLGLLGVSYYAGSQGRVAARAPKGLACIILHEGMSDYYRDRCRHGERTAAYWSEDTIKGNLSENKLHQQIQDQNAENTENKFLDNNYYASKIFQLEDIDIPILSARSQYKFLQFIMSRHNLPFYYIKEMNIQISFLNTFLNGNDHASWTTGYKPRVSLCLRKGDIGFNDPAGKKTFPCRNENEWPLARTVYTRYYLTSSLGLTQKLTAFAASIILQFKTPPCVREMEITGHPVAHLAISVESAQSSPPSNLDLDIFVTLRHFSAVGEEVHCTGSSGDSVPVTKGWLRVSLCKVNHDSSYHRDYLPRREYRSSDVLPYECDVELWPTNVVVEAGRPLVFEVASVDTEGAGLFKHNSPVDWPPSKFEGTNYIHFGEGRENYIVLPIIPGDS; translated from the exons ATGCCGAACACCATTCGCGATATAAGGGAAACGATTGTCGACGATGAAAATAATTTGTTATTTGAAAAAAACGTCTCAGTCCCCCTGAAAGAACCGAGCAGTGTCATTCGATGCAATGTCTACCGACCTAAGGGGGATGGAAAATACCCAGGTCTCATCACTTATGGCCCTTATGGCAAGGATATATACTATGGGGA CTTCCATCCAAAGTCTTTCTCCGAGGTCAATCCTGCCCACAAATCGAAATATTCCGCATGGGAGATCCAGTCTTCCGGACTC CTGATAGAATGGGCAGCTGAACAGCCTTGGAGTTCGGGAAAGTTGGGTCTGTTAGGCGTAAGCTACTATGCTG GAAGTCAAGGGCGTGTAGCCGCAAGAGCGCCCAAGGGCCTGGCATGCATTATCCTACATGAAGGAATGTCAGACTATTATCGCGACCGCTGTCGGCATGGCG AGCGTACAGCAGCCTACTGGAGCGAAGACACTATTAAAGGTAATCTCTCCGAAAACAAGTTGCACCAGCAAATTCAAGATCAAAACGCAGAGAATACAGAGAACAAATTCCtagataataattactaCGCCTCAAAGATCTTTCAGTTAGAAGACATTGACATTCCAATTCTCTCG GCTAGATCACAATACAAGTTCCTTCAGTTTATTATGAGCCGTCATAATCTTCCCTTCTACTACATTAAAGAGATGAATATACAAATAAGCTTCCTAAATACTTTCCTAAATGGTAACGACCATGCTAGCTGGACCACCGGCTATAAACCGCGTGTTAGTCTCTGTCTACGAAAAGGCGATATTGGGTTCAACGACCCAGCTGGAAAGAAAACCTTCCCTTGTCGCAATGAGAACGAATGGCCCCTTGCGCGCACCGTTTATACCCGTTATTACCTCACGTCCTCGCTCGGTCTCACCCAAAAGTTAACGGCCTTCGCAGC GTCGATTATCTTGCAGTTCAAAACGCCACCGTGCGTCAGAGAGATGGAGATAACCGGGCACCCTGTAGCTCATCTGGCTATTTCAGTGGAGAGTGCTCagtcttctcctccatcgaACCTAGATTTGGATATCTTTGTCACACTTCGCCACTTCTCCGCTGTCGGGGAAGAGGTTCACTGCACTGGATCGTCAGGAGATTCGGTTCCTGTGACGAAGGGGTGGCTCCGAGTGAGTTTGTGCAAGGTCAATCACGATAGCTCCTATCACCGGGACTATCTTCCTAGACGGGAATACCGCTCGTCAGACGTTCTACCGTACGAATGTGACGTCGAGTTGTGGCCGACAAATGTGGTGGTTGAGGCAGGCAGACCCTTGGTGTTCGAAGTCGCATCAGTCGACACTGAGGGTGCAGGGCTGTTCAAACATAACTCGCCTGTTGATTG GCCACCCTCCAAGTTTGAAGGGACGAATTATATCCATTTTGGAGAAGGGCGTGAAAACTACATCGTTTTGCCGATCATTCCTGGGGACTCATAG
- a CDS encoding putative pantothenate transporter, protein MFRKEKKDVLEVEYMDEKAAPHDAIQQPRMPASLSALSGSEYTTLGRKAILKLDSRVMPCMVIMYIMNYLDRQNIASAKLAGIEEDLSMNDVQYQTCISILFIGYILMQVPSNIIVGKIERPGLYICISMALWGVISACMASVKNYSGILVCRFFLGFVEAIFFPGALFYLSLFYNRKQYALRTAILYSGSQLGNAFGGLFAIAILKLDGVHGLAGWRWLFLVEGVATVGLALILAFILPNSLKSLLGFTKLEKEYLQWNFESDQGQQDNADEVGAWKGTMMALTDPKTWPMMGTLYSIYICAAVTNFFPSVVATLGYSRNTTYGLTAPPYVLSVVAMIINGFHSDKKQERYLHILCPMIVCLVANVIAVSTLNTAARYVAMMLMPGSFYSASTILLSWVAGSISQPSIKRASAIALINAICNTPNVWASYLYFSKPRYLVAFLVNLAAAALTIALATVTRMYLRRQNQRLDSGMDTGRSGPTAAQKSSGFRYTL, encoded by the exons ATGTTtcgaaaagagaagaaagacgtGCTCGAGGTTGAATATATGGACGAGAAGGCCGCCCCTCATGATGCCATCCAACAACCCAGAATGCCAGCCTCACTGTCGGCCCTATCAGGATCAGAGTATACTACGCTCGGCCGGAAGGCCATCCTGAAATTAGATTCTCGGGTGATGCCATGCATGGTAATCATGTACATCATGAACTATCTAGACCGACAGAACATCGCATCAGCAAAGCTAGcaggaattgaagaagatctgAGCATGAACGATGTGCAATACCAGACATGCATTAGTATTCTGTTCATCGGCTACA TCCTAATGCAAGTTCCTTCGAATATCATAGTTGGGAAGATTGAGCGTCCCGGGCTGTACATCTGCATCTCGATGGCGTTATGGGGTGTCATTTCTGCGTGCATGGCTTCCGTCAAAAACTACTCGGGGATCTTGGTTTGCcgtttttttcttgggtttgtcgaggccatcttcttcccggGTGCCTTGTTCTACCTGTCACTTTTCTATAACCGAAAGCAATACGCCCTTCGAACCGCAATCTTGTACTCCGGGTCCCAGTTGGGGAACGCATTTGGGGGGCTTTTTGCGATTGCGATTCTCAAACTGGATGGCGTGCATGGATTGGCAGGATGGCGATGG ctttttcttgttgaAGGAGTCGCTACTGTCGGCTTAGCTTTGATCCTTGCGTTTATTCTGCCAAATTCACTGAAATCGCTGCTGGGCTTCaccaagctggagaaggagtACCTGCAGTGGAACTTCGAATCGGACCAAGGACAACAAGACAATGCGGATGAGGTCGGAGCGTGGAAGGGAACGATGATGGCCCTGACGGATCCCAAGACCTGGCCCATGATGGGAACCCTGTATAGT atatatatttgtgcTGCCGTCACgaacttctttccttcaGTCGTCGCCACGCTGGGCTACTCACGGAATACAACATATGGACTCACAGCA CCGCCATATGTTTTGTCCGTAGTCGCGATGATTATCAATGGATTTCATTCTGACAAG AAACAAGAACGGTATCTGCATATCCTATGTCCCATGATTGTCTGTCTGGTCGCCAATGTTATCGCCGTATCTACGCTCAACACCGCGGCGCGAT ATGTTGCCATGATGCTGATGCCTGGGTCGTTCTATTCGGCCTCGACCATTCTCTTGTCATGGGTTGCCGGCTCTATCTCGCAGCCCTCTATCAAGCGGGCATCCGCCATTGCGCTGATTAACGCGATCTGCAATACTCCCAATG TTTGGGCTTCCTATCTATACTTCTCCAAGCCTCGATATCTCGTGGCGTTTTTGGTCAACCTGGCCGCGGCCGCGTTGACCATTGCGCTGGCTACAGTAACGAGGATGTATCTGCGACGACAGAATCAGAGGCTGGATAGTGGCATGGATACCGGTCGTAGTGGACCGACAGCGGCTCAAAAGTCTTCTGGGTTTAGATATACGTTGTGA
- a CDS encoding putative adenosine deaminase, producing the protein MCKSPLHPFLLSLKMKNKIALPDLPHFQSPEALAARYDRFDNLDDFLNIQYANMSVLITEDNFYELVWYYVLAAHADGVHHAEVFFDPQSHTPWGVPIASVTRGYKRALDRAESELEVTSCRIMCFLRHLPVASAEATFDSVNDFIRDGSIHAVGLDSSEVGFAPELFTDVFQKAKEVGLRRTAHGGEEGDVSYIKGALDSLDAERIDHGIRLVEDQGLLKEIAAKGTLLTICPLSNVYLCTIKSIASLLLREFLDSGVQFSLNSDDPAYFGGGILNNYCVV; encoded by the exons ATGTGCAAATCACCACTTCATCCATTCCTCCTCAGTCTTAAAAT gaagaacaagattgCCCTTCCTGATTTGCCGCACTTCCAAAGCCCCGAAGCTTTGGCAGCCAGATATGATCGGTTCGACAATCTCGATGACTTTCTGAACATTCAATACGCGAACATGTCGGTCTTGATTACCGAGGATAACTTTTACGAATTGGTATGGTACTATGTTCTCGCGGCCCATGCGGATGGGGTTCACCATGCAGAAGTGTTCTTCGATCCACAATCGCACACCCCATGGGGTGTTCCTATAGCATCAGTCACCAGAGGCTATAAGCGCGCCCTGGATCGTGCCGAATCCGAATTGGAGGTCACATCTTGTCGCATCATGTGTTTTCTCCGTCACTTGCCGGTGGCGTCCGCCGAAGCTACCTTTGACTCGGTCAATGATTTTATCCGTGATGGTTCTATCCATGCCGTCGGGCTAGACTCTTCGGAAGTGGGATTCGCCCCGGAGCTGTTTACAGACGTGTTTCAGAAAGCCAAAGAGGTTGGGCTACGGCGTACGGCCCATGGAGGCGAGGAAGGCGATGTTTCTTACATCAAAGGAGCGCTCGACTCTTTAGATGCCGAGCGAATTGACCATGGCATCCGCTTGGTTGAAGATCAAGGGCTTTTGAAAGAGATCGCTGCAAAGGGCACCTTGCTTACTATCTGCCCACTGTCAAATGTTTACTTGTGCACTATCAAATCCATCGCTTCTTTGCTCCTTCGCGAATTCTTAGATTCCGGAGTGCAATTTTCGTTGAACAGCGATGACCCGGCCTACTTTGGCGGTGGGATACTGAACAATTACTGTGTAGTTTAG
- a CDS encoding adenosine deaminase, whose translation MTFEATSDTLASLPFTAEQLDSAAAKCVALQQSGREVHSKRPFAALLLSPDNETVLISSLSLSHVRHAECEVARNAADNYDWNYLAKCTMVSTWEPCAMCAGTIYWAHIGRLVYLASEKTLQELIGAGNVENLTLDLPCRAVFAAGQTPVEVLGPLKAEGWEQKVVEDAALYWSNRA comes from the coding sequence ATGACGTTCGAAGCCACCTCCGATACCCTTGCTTCTTTACCCTTCACAGCAGAGCAGCTTGATTCTGCTGCAGCCAAGTGTGTCGCTCTCCAACAATCGGGACGGGAGGTTCATTCCAAGCGACCATTCGCAGCGCTCTTGTTAAGTCCCGACAATGAAACCGTGTTGATCTCATCCCTCTCGCTCTCACACGTTCGACATGCTGAATGTGAAGTGGCCCGCAATGCCGCGGATAATTACGACTGGAACTACCTGGCGAAATGTACCATGGTTTCAACGTGGGAGCCCTGTGCTATGTGCGCTGGAACTATTTACTGGGCTCATATTGGACGGTTGGTCTACTTGGCGTCGGAGAAAACATTGCAAGAACTCATAGGAGCCGGAAACGTGGAGAATCTGACTCTCGATCTACCATGCCGGGCAGTCTTTGCTGCGGGGCAAACGCCTGTGGAGGTCTTGGGGCCGCTAAAGGCTGAGGGGTGGGAACAGAAGGTAGTAGAAGATGCTGCACTATATTGGTCGAATAGGGCTTAG